The following coding sequences lie in one Caproicibacterium argilliputei genomic window:
- a CDS encoding glycoside hydrolase family 5 protein: protein MEQVKGVNLGNWLVLEKWMNPALFAGTDAADEDALPRQLPREVYEARIAIHRSEYITERDFLTIHSMGLNTVRIPVPYSIFGDCPPFLGCVQELDHAFAWAEQYDLKILIDLHTVPHGQNGFDNGGISGVCKWAQEPESVLFALSVLERLANRYGHRKGLWGIEILNEPAMGSLFEAMQVQKRYPPADPELAKGSKSIPQTFLRKFYTDAYHRMRRYLPTEKYVVFHDGFQLTAWKDFMQEKEYQNVVLDTHQYLMTAEMMGCPQTLDGYLSYIHEHFARGIAEMQNHFPVICGEWCLFNSLACGCDTKGGQTVLNGQKNTPQNILSDVQKQEIYRALAQAQLQAWAKGSGYFYWSYKLLTDTVNTTGWAGWESWDFGRCVDFGWFPRQKEENH, encoded by the coding sequence GTGGAACAAGTAAAAGGCGTCAATTTAGGAAATTGGCTGGTACTTGAAAAATGGATGAATCCTGCTTTGTTTGCAGGAACCGATGCCGCGGATGAGGATGCGCTTCCGCGGCAGCTGCCGCGGGAAGTTTATGAGGCGCGCATTGCCATTCACCGTTCGGAATATATTACGGAACGGGATTTTCTTACCATTCATTCAATGGGATTAAATACTGTGAGAATTCCAGTTCCGTATTCTATATTCGGCGACTGCCCGCCGTTTCTGGGCTGTGTGCAGGAGCTTGACCATGCGTTTGCGTGGGCAGAGCAATATGATTTAAAAATTCTCATTGACCTGCACACGGTTCCGCACGGGCAAAACGGCTTTGACAATGGCGGTATCAGCGGCGTGTGCAAATGGGCACAGGAACCGGAGAGCGTTCTCTTTGCACTTTCTGTTCTGGAGCGTTTAGCAAATCGTTACGGGCACCGGAAGGGACTCTGGGGAATAGAAATTTTAAATGAACCGGCAATGGGTTCTCTGTTTGAAGCCATGCAAGTGCAGAAGCGCTATCCGCCTGCAGATCCAGAACTGGCGAAGGGCAGTAAAAGTATTCCGCAGACCTTTCTTCGGAAGTTTTATACAGATGCATATCACCGGATGCGCCGCTACCTTCCTACTGAAAAATATGTGGTGTTTCATGATGGCTTTCAGCTGACTGCATGGAAGGATTTCATGCAGGAGAAGGAGTACCAAAATGTTGTCTTGGACACGCACCAGTACCTGATGACGGCAGAAATGATGGGCTGCCCGCAAACCCTGGACGGGTACCTTTCCTATATCCACGAGCATTTTGCAAGGGGAATTGCGGAAATGCAGAACCATTTTCCTGTCATCTGCGGGGAGTGGTGTCTGTTTAATTCCCTTGCCTGCGGCTGTGATACTAAGGGTGGACAGACCGTTTTGAACGGGCAGAAAAACACGCCGCAAAACATTCTGAGCGATGTACAGAAACAGGAAATTTACCGTGCCCTGGCGCAGGCGCAGCTGCAGGCATGGGCGAAAGGTTCCGGCTATTTTTATTGGAGTTATAAGCTTTTGACAGATACGGTAAATACGACCGGTTGGGCTGGCTGGGAAAGCTGGGATTTCGGCAGGTGCGTGGATTTCGGCTGGTTCCCACGGCAGAAAGAAGAGAATCATTGA
- a CDS encoding glycoside hydrolase family 30 protein, with protein sequence MNIQWFQTTTAQPFFQRNILPLQEESPNTLQLTGARGQTLRGFGGCFNELGYLALAHANAAQRQAWMQTLFSPAEMGLCFCRIPIGASDYAAEWYSCDETEDDYALRRFSIARDRRYLIPYIREAQAVNPNLQFFASPWSPPTWMKKPKAYNYGTLRMEPKVLAAYAHYLQRFVQEYRQEGIPIVQVHVQNEPFADQKFPSCRWSAEAFRVFIGEYLGPVFEKDRDGADIFLGTFNGPEEMTLLPGNRIQLENYNRYVDSILFDPQVLRYVKGIGYQWAGRTVIDKTHLSFPELELIQTENECGDGTNSWAYAQYMFSLMCHYFRCGVTAYVYWNFILEAGGESTWGWKQNSMATVEKDGTVLYQPEFYVMKHFARFVRPGAAVLGLSGHWSSAATAFENRDGSRVLVMQNALDRAEPVTLCDGGRKLTVELQPRSFHTFVETE encoded by the coding sequence ATGAACATACAATGGTTCCAAACAACCACGGCACAGCCGTTTTTTCAAAGGAATATTTTGCCTTTACAGGAAGAAAGCCCAAACACCCTGCAGCTTACCGGTGCGCGGGGACAAACGCTGCGGGGATTTGGCGGGTGTTTTAATGAGTTGGGGTACTTGGCACTTGCCCACGCAAATGCCGCACAGCGGCAGGCGTGGATGCAGACACTGTTCAGTCCTGCAGAGATGGGGCTTTGTTTTTGCAGGATTCCTATTGGCGCAAGTGATTATGCAGCCGAGTGGTACAGCTGCGATGAAACAGAAGACGACTATGCGCTTCGCCGGTTTTCCATCGCTCGGGACCGTCGGTATTTAATCCCTTATATCCGGGAAGCACAGGCAGTGAATCCGAATTTGCAGTTTTTTGCATCGCCTTGGAGCCCTCCTACTTGGATGAAAAAACCGAAAGCCTATAACTATGGCACGCTGCGCATGGAGCCGAAGGTATTAGCCGCATACGCACACTACCTGCAGCGGTTCGTGCAGGAATATCGGCAAGAGGGCATTCCGATTGTGCAGGTGCATGTACAAAATGAACCGTTTGCCGACCAGAAGTTTCCTTCCTGCCGTTGGAGCGCAGAGGCTTTCCGCGTGTTTATCGGCGAGTATCTGGGTCCTGTTTTTGAGAAAGACCGAGACGGAGCAGATATTTTTTTGGGCACTTTCAATGGGCCGGAGGAAATGACGCTGCTGCCCGGCAACCGGATTCAACTGGAAAACTATAACCGGTATGTGGATTCTATTTTGTTTGACCCGCAAGTACTGCGCTATGTCAAAGGAATTGGCTATCAGTGGGCAGGGCGTACAGTCATTGATAAAACGCATCTGAGCTTTCCGGAGTTAGAGCTGATTCAAACAGAAAATGAATGTGGAGACGGTACAAACAGCTGGGCATATGCACAGTATATGTTTAGCCTGATGTGCCATTACTTTCGCTGCGGCGTTACAGCGTATGTTTATTGGAACTTCATCTTGGAGGCCGGCGGGGAGAGTACTTGGGGTTGGAAGCAAAATTCCATGGCTACGGTGGAGAAAGATGGAACGGTCTTATATCAGCCGGAGTTTTATGTTATGAAGCATTTTGCAAGGTTTGTGCGCCCCGGCGCAGCGGTACTTGGTTTGTCCGGACATTGGAGCAGCGCTGCTACCGCATTTGAAAACCGGGACGGAAGTCGGGTATTGGTTATGCAGAACGCACTGGATCGTGCAGAGCCGGTTACCCTTTGTGACGGTGGCAGAAAGTTGACGGTGGAACTGCAGCCACGTTCATTTCACACATTTGTTGAAACAGAGTAG
- a CDS encoding ABC transporter substrate-binding protein yields MKKNRIISLVLAGALVLGSMGGCGEQKTASKSVSTSGKLDTSKEVDLVMYVIGDRPSGQDAVDKNFNELIKKKLNCTLKINWIPWANYANKYPLIFSSGESFDMAYSATWLNFYSMAQKGAFMNLDDLWKTYAPKNYAAQSKAALQEAKVQGHYYCVPTLLPTYSAYGPLYRTDIMKGTNWNGKMDSFEDVEAYCDIVKKTHPEMEPLNIYSAGSEWDDTWMKSKGYRSTTGTTNDFLFLDPTQKDPKLFTYYETPNIKDFLSMMTRWNKKGFFTKSALSDTDSTKLQNGKAAMMTYNLDNLSNFAVLHPEYDMKFNNFDKHVFHLPYTQDCMVISNTSKNPERAMALWDLITSDREVFDAFMYGIKGKTYTLNDKGQYKITDSNQYAASDMWAARTKEFNRDAAGTPESYTQWKQTFEKQISSDNSSEKYAGFSIDTSKIETEYDACVNVQKQYWWPLELGYTDASSGLEQYKQQMQAAGIEKVRAELQKQLDAYVASMKS; encoded by the coding sequence ATGAAGAAGAACAGAATTATTTCTCTGGTTCTGGCTGGTGCATTGGTGCTGGGCAGCATGGGCGGCTGTGGGGAGCAGAAGACAGCGTCTAAATCTGTCAGCACCTCCGGAAAGCTGGATACTTCAAAAGAAGTTGATCTGGTGATGTACGTGATCGGTGACCGTCCGTCAGGGCAGGATGCAGTTGACAAGAATTTTAATGAGCTGATTAAAAAGAAGTTAAACTGTACTTTGAAAATCAACTGGATTCCTTGGGCAAACTACGCAAATAAGTATCCGCTGATTTTTTCTTCCGGCGAGTCATTTGATATGGCGTACAGTGCGACCTGGCTGAATTTCTACTCGATGGCACAAAAGGGCGCATTTATGAATCTGGATGATTTGTGGAAGACCTATGCGCCGAAAAACTATGCCGCGCAAAGCAAGGCGGCCCTGCAGGAAGCGAAGGTTCAGGGACACTATTACTGTGTTCCGACGCTGTTGCCGACATACAGCGCGTATGGCCCGTTGTACCGTACGGACATTATGAAGGGTACAAATTGGAATGGGAAAATGGATTCGTTTGAAGATGTGGAAGCGTACTGCGATATAGTAAAGAAAACACATCCGGAAATGGAGCCGCTGAATATTTATTCGGCCGGTTCTGAATGGGACGACACCTGGATGAAGTCTAAAGGGTATCGCTCTACGACCGGGACGACCAATGATTTTCTGTTTCTTGACCCGACACAAAAGGATCCGAAACTCTTTACTTATTATGAAACACCGAATATCAAGGACTTTCTGAGCATGATGACACGCTGGAACAAAAAGGGCTTCTTCACGAAATCTGCACTCTCTGATACAGACTCCACAAAGTTGCAAAACGGGAAGGCAGCCATGATGACCTATAATTTGGACAACCTCTCGAACTTTGCAGTGCTGCACCCCGAATATGACATGAAGTTCAACAACTTTGACAAGCACGTATTCCATTTACCTTATACACAGGACTGCATGGTGATTTCCAATACTTCGAAAAACCCGGAGCGTGCAATGGCGCTGTGGGACTTGATCACCAGTGACCGTGAAGTGTTTGATGCCTTTATGTACGGCATTAAAGGAAAAACCTATACCCTCAATGATAAAGGGCAGTATAAGATTACAGATAGCAACCAGTATGCCGCTTCTGATATGTGGGCGGCACGCACGAAAGAATTTAATCGTGATGCTGCCGGTACACCGGAGTCCTATACGCAGTGGAAACAGACATTCGAGAAGCAGATTTCTTCCGATAATTCTTCGGAAAAATACGCCGGATTTTCCATTGACACATCAAAAATTGAAACAGAGTATGATGCCTGCGTAAATGTCCAGAAGCAGTACTGGTGGCCGTTGGAATTAGGCTATACCGATGCTTCTTCTGGCTTGGAGCAGTATAAACAGCAGATGCAGGCTGCCGGTATTGAAAAAGTACGGGCGGAACTGCAAAAGCAGCTGGATGCTTATGTGGCCAGCATGAAGTCATAA
- a CDS encoding carbohydrate ABC transporter permease, translated as MKQTKSAVVQTQSHIRLPASSKVFYVICYMVVTIVALLCLIPFIIMISASFTSEQYIRFHGFSILPADFSVKAYQLIFKSPLMVAQAYGVSILITAVGTAIGMVLTTMTAYVISRKDFKYRNKFSFYFYFTTLFNGGMVCTYIFYIQYLHLKDNLWSLILPGLFNVFYLLIMRSFAAEIPKELIESAKIDGAGEWRTFGQIVLPLLKSGMATIGLFIALGYWNDWYNAMLYINSETKYPLQYMLYNLLQKTEALAQIASRAGIPTADLPSNTLKMAMAVVATGPILVVYPFVQKYFVKGITIGAVKG; from the coding sequence ATGAAGCAAACAAAAAGTGCGGTTGTGCAGACGCAGAGTCACATACGCTTGCCGGCATCTTCAAAAGTATTCTATGTTATTTGCTATATGGTTGTAACCATTGTAGCGCTTTTATGTCTGATACCGTTTATCATTATGATCTCTGCTTCATTTACGTCGGAGCAGTACATTCGATTTCATGGATTCAGTATTTTGCCGGCGGATTTTTCCGTAAAAGCCTATCAGCTGATTTTTAAATCCCCGCTGATGGTGGCGCAGGCCTACGGGGTATCCATTTTGATTACCGCCGTGGGAACCGCCATTGGAATGGTGCTGACGACGATGACAGCTTATGTAATCAGCCGCAAGGATTTTAAGTATCGCAATAAGTTTTCTTTCTATTTTTACTTTACAACTCTGTTTAATGGCGGCATGGTTTGCACGTATATCTTCTATATTCAGTATCTCCATTTAAAAGATAACTTATGGTCGCTGATTCTGCCGGGGCTTTTCAATGTGTTTTATCTGCTCATCATGCGTAGCTTTGCCGCGGAGATTCCCAAAGAGCTGATTGAATCCGCAAAAATTGACGGCGCCGGTGAATGGCGGACTTTCGGACAGATTGTGCTGCCGCTTTTAAAGTCAGGCATGGCCACCATTGGACTTTTTATTGCGCTGGGATACTGGAACGACTGGTACAATGCCATGCTTTACATCAATTCCGAAACGAAGTATCCCCTGCAATATATGCTGTACAATTTGTTGCAGAAGACCGAGGCATTGGCACAGATCGCCAGCCGCGCAGGCATACCGACTGCCGATTTGCCTTCTAATACATTGAAGATGGCCATGGCAGTGGTGGCGACTGGGCCGATTCTGGTTGTTTATCCGTTTGTGCAGAAATACTTTGTGAAAGGCATTACCATTGGCGCCGTGAAAGGCTGA
- a CDS encoding ABC transporter permease, with protein MKAHFQGFACEVRRNRALFLMILPATIFTFVFFYLPMSGLVLAFKNYRFNLGVFGSEWNGIENFRYLFSSGTGWLITKNTILYNIVNLITSQALAIIIAIFITEMNAKVFKKITQSAIFLPYFISWVIVGTFVYALFNYETGLLNHVITSLGGKQVNVYSMPWVWPIIICCFNSWKWCGYNSVIYIAAIVGVDQGIYEAAYIDGAKISQRIRYITLPCIRPMIIIMLLLQVGRILRGDFEMFYQIVGNNGQLFNSTDVIDTYVFRSLLQNSNLGMTAAASFYQSTLCFIIIVVVNSIVKHVDADYALF; from the coding sequence GTGAAAGCACATTTTCAGGGATTTGCCTGTGAGGTTCGCCGCAACCGGGCATTGTTTCTTATGATTCTGCCGGCCACAATTTTTACGTTCGTATTCTTTTATCTGCCGATGTCGGGGCTTGTGCTGGCATTTAAGAATTACCGGTTCAACCTTGGCGTGTTTGGAAGCGAATGGAACGGAATCGAAAATTTCAGGTATCTATTTTCCTCCGGAACCGGCTGGCTGATTACCAAAAACACGATTCTTTATAACATTGTCAACTTAATTACCTCGCAGGCACTGGCGATTATCATTGCCATTTTCATTACGGAAATGAACGCCAAGGTCTTTAAAAAAATCACGCAGTCCGCCATCTTTCTACCTTACTTTATTTCATGGGTCATTGTAGGAACGTTTGTGTATGCGCTTTTTAATTACGAAACCGGTCTGCTGAACCATGTGATTACCAGTCTGGGCGGAAAGCAAGTGAATGTATACTCCATGCCGTGGGTATGGCCGATTATCATTTGCTGCTTTAATTCCTGGAAGTGGTGCGGCTATAATTCCGTCATTTATATTGCCGCGATTGTAGGCGTGGATCAGGGCATCTATGAGGCGGCTTACATTGACGGTGCCAAGATTTCTCAGCGCATTCGGTATATCACACTGCCTTGCATCCGACCGATGATTATCATTATGCTGCTGCTGCAGGTAGGGCGGATTCTCCGCGGGGACTTTGAAATGTTCTATCAGATTGTGGGCAACAACGGACAGCTTTTTAATTCCACAGATGTCATTGACACCTATGTGTTCCGTTCTTTGCTGCAAAACTCAAACCTGGGCATGACGGCAGCCGCGTCTTTTTATCAATCCACTTTGTGCTTTATTATTATTGTAGTCGTCAATTCCATCGTCAAGCATGTAGATGCAGATTACGCATTGTTTTAA
- a CDS encoding response regulator transcription factor, with product MIQLMIVEDEPLIRNGLLHHMPWRKLGIDSIRTAANANDALQISNTFQPDIILSDIRMPGISGIELCSQFHRRFPNSQIIFISGYSDKEYLMAAIHLGAVSYIEKPVSIAELSDAVRKATRCLHRLNQQETSCLHTLLCADAKERADALQVFPQWQQQKNLRNDKTFRVGIMKLQAKGCSTAGLAETCQTALQLQFPNQHLHFTADLAGPTSMFVLLSGSSSLHFNREKQWPEICETLLRLAGKNSPCFLGIGKSVSKLELLSDSLQSAESAVLALSYKGWNAFAFYDEPQSEWKAELPEATRSAFFKQLLCGKQEDVQKRLVQFFYKLTEDHTILNFNIKNLYYQLDCEILRAEQQYACRKDTIPQLSGSFLDRVQTLKEMHQYLSGRIQTFYAEKGEREKRNSAIQTVLNYLHTRPDDQAISIQMLAQMVYLTPTYLSNIFKKQTGMTIGQYLTKIRIEKAMEYMADPKLKLYQIASMVGYEDANYFGKLFKKQTGMLPSEYREMVS from the coding sequence ATGATTCAACTCATGATTGTAGAGGACGAACCTTTAATTCGCAATGGGCTTTTGCACCATATGCCTTGGCGAAAGCTTGGCATCGACAGCATACGAACCGCCGCAAATGCAAATGACGCACTGCAGATTAGCAATACCTTTCAGCCGGACATTATCCTGTCTGACATCCGTATGCCCGGTATCAGCGGCATTGAGTTGTGTTCACAGTTTCACAGACGGTTCCCAAACAGCCAAATCATTTTTATCAGCGGTTATTCCGATAAGGAATATTTGATGGCTGCCATTCACTTAGGCGCTGTCAGTTATATTGAAAAGCCAGTTTCCATTGCAGAGCTGTCCGACGCGGTTCGTAAGGCCACTCGCTGCCTGCACCGCCTGAACCAGCAGGAAACCAGCTGCTTACATACTTTGCTGTGTGCGGACGCCAAAGAGCGCGCAGACGCCCTGCAGGTTTTTCCGCAATGGCAGCAGCAGAAAAACCTGCGCAATGATAAAACCTTCCGTGTCGGCATTATGAAGCTGCAAGCAAAGGGATGTTCCACAGCCGGTCTTGCCGAAACCTGCCAAACTGCTCTGCAGCTGCAGTTTCCAAATCAGCACCTCCACTTTACTGCTGACCTTGCCGGACCCACTTCCATGTTTGTTTTGCTTTCCGGCTCATCTTCGCTTCACTTTAACCGAGAGAAGCAATGGCCCGAGATTTGTGAAACACTCTTACGCTTGGCAGGAAAAAACAGCCCCTGCTTTTTGGGTATTGGAAAGTCTGTTTCCAAGTTAGAACTGCTCTCTGACTCGCTCCAGTCTGCTGAAAGCGCAGTGCTTGCCCTCTCTTATAAAGGGTGGAACGCTTTCGCTTTCTATGACGAACCACAGTCCGAATGGAAAGCAGAACTGCCCGAAGCCACGCGCAGTGCATTTTTCAAGCAGCTTCTGTGTGGGAAACAGGAAGATGTGCAAAAACGGCTTGTACAATTTTTTTACAAACTGACAGAGGACCATACAATTTTGAATTTTAATATCAAAAATTTATACTATCAACTCGACTGCGAAATTCTGCGGGCAGAACAGCAGTACGCCTGTAGAAAGGATACCATACCCCAGCTTTCCGGCTCCTTTCTTGACCGTGTGCAAACACTTAAGGAAATGCATCAATATCTTTCGGGCCGTATTCAAACCTTTTACGCAGAAAAAGGAGAGCGAGAAAAGCGCAATTCCGCCATTCAGACCGTTTTAAACTACCTGCATACCCGACCAGATGACCAGGCCATATCCATTCAGATGCTGGCTCAAATGGTTTACCTAACCCCTACCTATTTGAGCAATATTTTTAAAAAACAAACCGGCATGACCATCGGTCAGTATCTGACTAAAATACGCATTGAAAAAGCAATGGAATACATGGCAGACCCCAAACTAAAGCTTTATCAAATTGCCTCTATGGTTGGATATGAGGATGCGAATTACTTTGGGAAACTCTTTAAAAAGCAAACTGGTATGCTCCCCTCAGAGTATCGGGAGATGGTGTCATGA
- a CDS encoding sensor histidine kinase, producing the protein MTLQGTKRFRQKFRQWPMQKKMFCAYTVPTICIIILANAVAFPIISHYYKEELKNTITLTNDQAQNFMLNHAQNMDYIAQLITRNWEIKETLSSPNFGSHQNAGEAYREFYNLNDEFENIELSNDIYRIGIYLPDSLMYANNNYYFYPESELKSRKDYADLLHSLSANQYYFATIREKEYYNPKLTEKYLALFQPLRIITSQGKERLYVVKVEIQLKNLVHILDNASDVMHSSTYLVSASGKEICSSNGAAALNSSEDVPADWSLRTVQHIRCYVFSRQLVRYKWQVLTYIPQKELSHRASVIWILAVILLVGLCSAVAVISYQLSRSYAGRLSLINQRMKHLGDEGTTDRFVLQAGSGDEIDQICHTFNEMAEQLHYSMQERFLLGKKVASANLKALQAQINPHFLYNTLDLINWGAMDYGATEIADLARNLGQFYRLSLNHGKMAILIADELRHVQAYVNIENAHFGGAINLSLQVPDSIRELACLNIILQPLVENAIVHGIAEHPAIVECNITICAVHSENDLLLQVQDDGPGMTAEQMRTILQEEYQSTYNGYGVKNIHSRIRLCYGEAYGISYQSCLGEGTTATIRIPAMHLEELNALLQ; encoded by the coding sequence ATGACATTACAGGGCACAAAGCGCTTCCGCCAAAAGTTCAGGCAGTGGCCGATGCAAAAGAAAATGTTCTGTGCGTACACTGTACCTACCATCTGCATTATCATCCTTGCCAATGCTGTTGCCTTTCCGATTATCTCTCACTATTACAAGGAAGAACTAAAAAATACGATCACCCTGACCAATGACCAGGCGCAAAATTTTATGCTGAACCACGCCCAAAATATGGACTATATCGCACAGCTAATTACGCGGAACTGGGAGATTAAAGAAACACTTTCCTCACCAAACTTCGGAAGTCATCAAAACGCTGGGGAAGCCTATCGGGAATTCTATAATTTGAACGATGAATTTGAAAACATTGAACTCTCCAATGATATTTACCGCATTGGAATTTATCTGCCAGACTCTTTAATGTATGCAAACAATAATTACTATTTTTATCCGGAATCTGAACTGAAATCACGGAAGGACTATGCCGACCTACTTCATTCTTTGTCTGCCAATCAATATTACTTCGCAACCATTCGGGAAAAGGAATACTACAACCCAAAACTGACAGAGAAATATCTTGCGCTGTTCCAGCCGCTGCGGATCATTACTTCTCAGGGAAAAGAACGCCTCTATGTGGTGAAGGTGGAAATTCAGCTGAAAAATTTAGTCCATATTCTGGACAATGCCAGTGATGTAATGCACAGCAGCACCTATTTGGTCTCTGCTTCCGGTAAGGAAATCTGCAGTTCCAACGGTGCGGCGGCACTTAACAGTAGCGAAGATGTTCCTGCCGACTGGTCTTTGCGAACCGTGCAGCACATTCGCTGCTATGTATTCAGCCGCCAGTTGGTACGCTATAAGTGGCAAGTCCTTACTTACATTCCCCAAAAAGAACTTTCGCACCGTGCAAGCGTTATCTGGATTCTGGCAGTCATCTTACTGGTCGGGCTGTGCTCTGCTGTAGCCGTCATTTCTTACCAGCTGTCCCGCTCTTATGCCGGCCGCCTATCGCTGATTAACCAGCGTATGAAACATCTGGGAGATGAAGGCACAACCGACCGCTTTGTTTTACAGGCAGGCTCTGGGGATGAAATCGATCAAATCTGCCATACCTTCAATGAGATGGCAGAGCAGCTTCATTACTCCATGCAGGAACGTTTCCTGCTCGGAAAAAAAGTGGCTTCCGCCAACCTCAAGGCGCTGCAGGCGCAGATAAACCCGCATTTTTTGTACAATACACTGGATCTCATCAACTGGGGCGCCATGGACTACGGCGCAACTGAAATTGCAGACCTTGCCCGCAATCTGGGACAGTTTTACCGGCTAAGCCTAAATCATGGCAAAATGGCCATTCTGATTGCGGATGAGTTACGCCATGTACAAGCCTATGTCAACATTGAAAATGCACATTTTGGCGGAGCCATCAATCTTTCTCTTCAAGTGCCAGATTCGATTCGTGAGCTTGCCTGTCTGAATATCATCCTGCAGCCGCTTGTGGAAAATGCAATCGTTCACGGCATCGCAGAGCATCCGGCTATTGTGGAATGCAACATCACCATCTGTGCCGTTCACTCTGAAAATGACCTGCTTCTGCAGGTACAGGATGACGGCCCCGGCATGACTGCCGAACAAATGCGTACCATTCTGCAGGAGGAATACCAAAGCACCTACAACGGTTATGGCGTCAAAAACATCCATTCCCGCATTCGGCTATGCTACGGAGAAGCTTACGGTATCTCTTATCAAAGTTGTCTGGGTGAAGGAACCACCGCCACCATCCGAATTCCCGCCATGCATTTGGAAGAACTAAACGCACTGCTACAGTAA
- a CDS encoding ferritin-like domain-containing protein encodes MSEVFQISDLLNSLIELEKTGHSFYDQAAKITSDAKAADLFRYLAGEEEKHEKLYMDLAEKFRDEAPGSEPLDEEYNAYLQTLLSRQFHFNDADLQSLEAAFRFAVSLEKDTLLYVGEVRTILEDRHTELFKIIQKEERKHLKLLTDFQENQSA; translated from the coding sequence ATGAGTGAAGTATTTCAAATCAGTGACCTGCTGAACAGCCTGATTGAATTGGAGAAGACGGGTCATTCGTTTTATGACCAAGCTGCTAAAATCACCAGTGATGCGAAGGCGGCGGATCTTTTCCGATATTTGGCCGGTGAAGAGGAAAAGCATGAAAAGCTCTATATGGATTTAGCGGAAAAATTCCGTGACGAAGCACCTGGCAGCGAGCCGCTGGATGAGGAATACAATGCTTATCTGCAGACTTTGCTCTCCCGCCAGTTTCACTTTAACGATGCGGATCTGCAGTCTTTGGAGGCAGCATTCCGTTTTGCAGTTTCTCTGGAAAAGGACACCCTGCTTTATGTGGGAGAGGTTCGAACCATTCTGGAGGATCGACACACAGAACTATTTAAAATCATTCAAAAAGAAGAGCGCAAGCATCTGAAACTGCTGACGGATTTTCAAGAGAACCAGTCAGCTTGA
- the asrC gene encoding sulfite reductase subunit C → MVEDCNVMELRNNCFRQSKVPGEFMLQLRVPGAVIDAKWLDVIQHVCQTWGNGSFHLGTRQTLNAPGIQAKDIPAVNAYIQPYLKEIECNECGVDMETSAGYPYIAPRNIMACIGGVHCIKANVNTQHMAHELEKIIYPNPYHIKISVSGCPNDCAKAHFQDFGIIGCTKPIYDIDRCIGCGACVRKCEKASTRVLSLNAQHKVDKDTCCCVGCGECVTACPAGAWRRPDQDFYKIIVGGRTGKQYPRMGKLFANWLTEDSVLAIMKNWPRFSEWVLGGKPIYIHGGHLIDRAGYQKFKEFMLEGVTLNPEAMIAENMNWTETEYRSNIHVKPLSKHVTVK, encoded by the coding sequence TTGGTAGAAGATTGCAATGTCATGGAACTGCGGAACAATTGCTTCCGACAGTCTAAAGTCCCCGGAGAATTCATGCTCCAACTCCGTGTGCCGGGCGCTGTCATTGATGCAAAGTGGCTGGATGTGATTCAGCACGTTTGCCAGACATGGGGAAATGGCAGCTTTCACCTGGGAACACGCCAAACCTTGAATGCTCCCGGCATTCAAGCAAAGGACATTCCAGCTGTGAATGCGTATATCCAGCCTTACTTAAAGGAAATTGAATGTAACGAATGCGGTGTCGATATGGAAACCTCTGCCGGCTATCCTTACATCGCCCCGCGCAACATTATGGCCTGTATCGGTGGGGTGCACTGTATCAAGGCAAATGTGAACACACAGCATATGGCACACGAATTGGAAAAAATCATTTACCCGAACCCCTATCACATTAAAATTTCCGTGTCTGGCTGCCCAAATGACTGCGCGAAGGCGCATTTTCAGGATTTTGGGATTATCGGCTGCACCAAGCCGATTTATGACATCGACCGCTGTATCGGGTGCGGTGCCTGCGTGCGGAAATGCGAAAAAGCTTCGACCCGCGTGCTTTCTCTTAATGCACAGCACAAGGTGGACAAAGACACCTGCTGCTGTGTGGGTTGCGGTGAGTGTGTAACCGCCTGCCCGGCAGGCGCATGGCGCCGACCGGATCAGGATTTCTACAAAATTATTGTTGGCGGTCGTACCGGCAAGCAATACCCGCGTATGGGTAAACTGTTTGCAAATTGGCTCACAGAGGACAGCGTTCTGGCCATCATGAAGAATTGGCCGCGCTTTTCCGAATGGGTTTTGGGGGGCAAACCAATTTACATTCATGGCGGTCATTTGATTGACCGTGCCGGGTACCAAAAGTTTAAGGAGTTTATGCTGGAGGGTGTCACCCTGAATCCGGAAGCGATGATTGCCGAAAATATGAACTGGACAGAAACAGAGTACCGCAGCAATATCCATGTGAAGCCACTTAGCAAACATGTGACCGTTAAGTAA